The genomic window CCTGGAAGGTCGTCACCCGCACCTTCGCCTACACGAACCACACGGTGCTCGCCGAGGCCCTCGAGACCTGGGACATCTCCATCTTCGAGCGCCTCTTCCCGCGCATCATGGAGATCGTCTGGGAGATCGACCGCCGCTTCCGCGAGGACCTCGCCGCCCGCGGCGTCGAGCAGGGCACGATCGACTACATCGCCCCCGTCTCCGACGGCAAGGTGCACATGGCATGGATCGCCTGCTACGCCTCCTACTCCATCAACGGCGTCGCCGCCCTCCACACCGACATCCTCAAGCGCGACACGCTCAAGGACTGGTACGCCATCTGGCCCGAGCGCTTCAACAACAAGACCAACGGCGTGACCCCGCGCCGCTGGCTGCGCCAGTGCAACCCCCGCCTGTCCGCCCTCCTCGACGAGGTCACCGGCTCCGACGCGTGGGTCAAGGACCTCTCCCTCCTCGAGAGGTACGCCGACGCCGCTGACGACGCGGTCCTCGACAAGCTCGCCGAGGTCAAGCACGCCAACAAGGTCGACTTCGCCGCGTGGATCCTGGACCGCGAGGGCATCGAGATCGACCCCGACGCCATCTTCGACGTCCAGATCAAGCGCCTCCACGAGTACAAGCGCCAGCTCCTCAACGCCATCTACATCCTGGACCTCTACTTCCGGATGAAGGAGGACCCGAACCTCGAGGTCCCCAGCCGCGTCTTCGTCTTCGGCGCCAAGGCCGCCCCGGGCTACATCCGGGCCAAGGCCGTCATCAAGCTCATCAACGCGATCGCGGACCTCGTCAACAACGACCCGGTCGTCTCCAAGACCCTCAAGGTCGTCTTCGTCCACAACTACAACGTCTCCCCCGCCGAGCACATCATCCCGGCGGCCGACGTCTCCGAGCAGATCTCGATGGCCGGCAAGGAGGCCTCGGGCACGTCCAACATGAAGTTCATGATGAACGGCGCCCTCACGCTGGGCACCCTCGACGGCGCGAACGTCGAGATCCTCGACGCCGTCGGCGACGACAACGCCTACATCTTCGGCGCCACCGAGGACGAGCTGCCGGCCCTGCGCGAGTCCTACGACCCCCGCGCCGCCTACGAGACCGTCCCCGGTCTGCGCCGCGTCCTGGACGCCCTCACGGACGGCACGCTCGACGACAACGGCTCCGGCTGGTTCGCCGACCTGCGCCGCAGCCTCCTCGAGGCTTCCTACGAGCCGGCGGACGTCTACTACGTCCTGGGCGACTTCGAGAGCTACCGCGAGACCAAGGACCGCATGGCCGCCGACTACGCCGACCAGAGGGCCTGGCAGCGCAAGGCCTGGGCGAACATCACCGCCTCCGGCCGCTTCTCCTCGGACCGCACCATCAGCGACTACGCGAAGGTCTGGAACCTCCAGCCCGAGCCCGTCGCCTGACGCAGGACCGACCCCGCCCTCCCCTGGTCGACCGGCAACGCACCGCTCGACCGTCTGATTTCCAGGAATCAGGCGGTCGAGCAGTCATCCGACGGTCGACCACGCAGAACCGGGCGACCCCGCACGACGGAGCCGGCCACTGCCGCTCAGAAGAGCAGCGTCGCGAGCTGCCTGCGGGCGCGGGCGACCTCGGGGGCGCCGGCGCCGATGACGTCGAAGAGCTCGAGAAGGCGCTTGCGGGCGGTCTCGCGCTCCTCTCCGGCGTGGCTGCGCACGGCCTCGAGGGCGCGGCCCAGGGCGGCGTCGACGTCGCCGAGGGCGAGGGAGGCGTCGGCCGCCGCGAGGGCCTTGTCGACGTCGGCCGGGTCCGCGTCGGCGGCGGCGATGAGGGCTGCCGGGTCCTGGCCGTCCATGCGCCGCATCATCCGGATCTGGTCGCGGGCGACCTTGAGCTCGTCGTCGGCCGGGTTCTGGGCGATGGCGTGGTCGTAGACCTCCTCGGCGGCGGCGTAGTCACCGCGCTCGAGGGCCTCGCGGGCGGCGCGCTCCACCTCGGTCTCCTCCGGCTCGGCGGGCTCCTCGGAGTCCTCGCCGTCGGTGAGGTCGAGGCGTCCGTTGACGCCGTTCTGCGCGGCGACGTCGAGCAGCTGGTCGAGCAGGGACCGGAGCTGGTCGTCGGGGATGGCGCCCTGGAACATGGGCACCGGCTGCCCGCCGAGGAGGGCGACCACGGTCGGCACGGCGGTGGCCTGGAGCGCCTGGGCGACCTCGGGGGCGGCGTCGACGTCGACCCGGCCGAGCTCGAAGCGGCCGGCGTACTCGCGGGCGAGGGTCTCGAGCTGGCCGGCGAGGTCCTCGCTCACCTGCGAGCGGGGCGTGTGAAGGACGATGACGACGGGGACCTGCGTGGAGACCTGGGCGACGTCGCGCAGGGTCGAGGCGTCGACGTCGACGACGAGGGGCGCGGGCACGCCCTGCCCCGAATCCTCCCCCGGCCCGCCCTGGGCCGCGGCGCGAGGTGCTCCGGCTGCGCCCGGGGCGCTGGTGCGCGGAGCGAGGGTGGACAGGTCGACGGCGCCGAACATGCTCATGGTGGTTGCCTTTCCGGGCGGTGCCCGATGGTGGCGGGATGAGGCCGTGCAGGACCTCGAGGGTACCGGTACGGCGCGGCGCGCTGGGCGCCGCGCCGTACCGGGCGGTGGGACCGGGGCCGGGCTCAGCCGGCGGCCGCCGGCGCCACGGAGTCGTCGCGCTCGACGCCGGACAGGACGAGGTCGCCGCCCAGGACGGCGGGTTTGTCCGTGCTCCCCTCGGCGGGGATCGAAAAGGCTACCATGGCGTCGTAGTGCGCGGTGACGGTGCCCTTGACGGAGGTGTCACCGCCCATGAGGTAGGACACGGGAGTCCCGAGCTCGATGGTCGAGCCCGCCACGGTGTTCGTGTACACGGTGGCGAAGGACAGCGTCGTCATGACGATGGCGCCGTCCTCGGTGGTGACGAGGCCCTTGAAGCCGTCCCCGCCCGGGGCGGCGGTCACGGTGACGGTCCCCATGCTGCCGAGGTCGACGGCCCGCTCGGCCTTGACGCGCTGGCGGATCGGGTCGTCCGCGAAGGACTTCCCGTTGGAGCCGTCCGGGTTGTTGAGGGCGTCGACGTAGGCGTCGAGGACCTCGGCCGGGGTCTTGACGAAGCCGGTCGTGTCGGCGTCGACCTGGGCGGAGCCGACGGAGGCGTTCGAGGTGGCGGGGACCTGGACGCCGGCGTAGAGGCGAGCCCAGCCCCACAGCTCGAAGTCGTCGCGGGCCGAGTCCTGGGTGAGGGCCAGGAGGTAGGGGACGGAGTCGTCCTTGGTGCCCTCGGTGATGGTGAGGGCGGTGCGCGGGAAGCCGGTCGTGAGGCCGACGGCGCCTGCCTGGCTCGTCGTGTCGAAGGCGTGGACGTGCGAGTCGTCCTTCGCCTTCGTGGCGAGGGTGTACTCCTCACCGCGGACGCGCTCGGCGGGCCCGGTGAGGTAGCCGTCGAGCTTCTTGGCGTCCTTCGCCTTGTCGGCGGCGTCAAGACCCTTCTGGACCCGCTCGAGGATGGTGGTGAGGCGGTCGGAGTCGAGGACCGGCTGGGCGGCGGGCGTGCCCGTCTCCTCCGGCGTGCTGGGGACGTCCGAGGCGCAGGCCGCCAGGGTGGCGGCGACGGCGGCGGCGAGGCCGCCGGCGAGGAAGGTGCGGCGGGTCGTCATCAGGCGTCCTCCTCCCCGTCGTGGGTCTCGGAGTCCTCGGCGTCGGCCTCGGTCCCCGCGTCCTCGACGGGCTCGGTCTCGGTGGTGTCGTCGTCTGCGGCGTGCTCGGCCGTCTCGGGCTCCTCGCTCTCGGCGCCGGGGACGGGGGCCTCGACGGGGTCAATGACGGTGGTCTCCGCGGAGGCCGTCCGCTCGGCCGGCTCGGGGGCGGCGGCGGACCCGGCCGGCGCGTCGGCGTCGGCGGGCTCGTCGTCGGAGGCGATGGCGAAGGGCTCGTCGTCCTCGAGCTCGCGGGCGGCGCGGTGGGCCGCGACGGTCGCCTCGTCTAGGCCGGGCACGACGGCGGCACCTTGAGCGGCGCCGACGGAGGCCTCGGCGGCCTCGTCGGAGAGGGCCTCGACCTGCTCGGAGGCGGGGGCCGTCGGGACGTCCGGGGCCTCGACGCCGGCGAGGTAGACGCGGCCGGTGCGCGGGTCGATCCACTCCTCCCCGGCCTTCTCGGCGCGCTCCTTGTCCCGCTTCTCGCGGCGGGACAGCGGGCGGTCGGGGTCGCCGACGGCGGGGATGCCCGCGGTCGAGGTGGCGTCCGCGCTCGAGAGGCGGGCGGCGCGCTCGGCGGCGGCCGCGCGGCGCTGCTCGTCCTCACGACGGGCCTGGAGGTCCATGAGGAGCATGAAGACGCCGACGAGCAGCAGGAGGCCGCCGACGACGAGGCCTGGGAGGAGCCACGGGGTGGAGACGTTGCGGGGCCAGGTCAGGCTCAGCCGCGGGGCGTCGGAGGAGCCGTCGGTGGCGGCGAGCACGACGAGGTCGGGGTCGGTGGCGTCGAGCTCGAGGCTGACGGAGCCCTTCCCGGTCTTCGTGGCGAGCCAGAGGTCGGCGGAGTCGGCCGGGTCGGCGTCGGTGGCCTTGAGGGCGGTGCAGCCCTCGGCGGCCGTCGTGGCGGTCGCGCTGGCGGAGGCGGAGGCCTTCGCGGAGGCGGTCGCGGACGGCGTCGCGGAGGCGCTGCCGCTCGCGGAGGCGGTCGAGGATGCCTCCTCGCAGCGCTTGGTGACGTCCGTCGAGTCGAGCTGCGTCCACGAGCTGAGCCCGGTGACGGAGACGTAGGGGTCGTCCTCCAGCCACGCCTGGACGTCGGAGGAGCGCGCCACGTAGAGGGTCACGTCCTCTTTCTGGGAGCCGGTCGCCTTGATGGTGACGTCGGAGTCGACGAGGCCGAGCACGCCGGGCTCGGTCACCACGTAGTGCTGGTCCGGAGTCGTGGCGAGGGCGGCCTCAGCGGTCGAGCTCGGTCGCCACACGGTGGCCGAGCACACGGCCAGGGCGATGACGATCAGGCCGACGAGGGCGGTGA from Actinomyces radicidentis includes these protein-coding regions:
- a CDS encoding glycogen/starch/alpha-glucan phosphorylase is translated as MTQKLATTVPSQVRAVSGRPAEVSTPMEVWQGLSAAVIDRIADNWNATTEKYRAGRREHYFSAEFLEGRALLNNLTNLGMVAEAEEAVGAFGQKLSDVLEQEPDAALGNGGLGRLAACFLDSCATLDLPVQGYGILYRYGLFKQLFNDGFQTEHPDSWMEEGYPFVIRREEAQRIVRYNDLTVRAVPYDMPITGYGTKNVNTLRLWKAESMEEFDYDAFNSQRFTDAIVERERTADISRVLYPNDTTYEGKVLRVRQQYFFCSASLQEIVDDYVAEHGSDLRAFDDFNSIQLNDTHPVLAIPELMRILMDEHGLGWDDAWKVVTRTFAYTNHTVLAEALETWDISIFERLFPRIMEIVWEIDRRFREDLAARGVEQGTIDYIAPVSDGKVHMAWIACYASYSINGVAALHTDILKRDTLKDWYAIWPERFNNKTNGVTPRRWLRQCNPRLSALLDEVTGSDAWVKDLSLLERYADAADDAVLDKLAEVKHANKVDFAAWILDREGIEIDPDAIFDVQIKRLHEYKRQLLNAIYILDLYFRMKEDPNLEVPSRVFVFGAKAAPGYIRAKAVIKLINAIADLVNNDPVVSKTLKVVFVHNYNVSPAEHIIPAADVSEQISMAGKEASGTSNMKFMMNGALTLGTLDGANVEILDAVGDDNAYIFGATEDELPALRESYDPRAAYETVPGLRRVLDALTDGTLDDNGSGWFADLRRSLLEASYEPADVYYVLGDFESYRETKDRMAADYADQRAWQRKAWANITASGRFSSDRTISDYAKVWNLQPEPVA
- a CDS encoding tetratricopeptide repeat protein; this translates as MSMFGAVDLSTLAPRTSAPGAAGAPRAAAQGGPGEDSGQGVPAPLVVDVDASTLRDVAQVSTQVPVVIVLHTPRSQVSEDLAGQLETLAREYAGRFELGRVDVDAAPEVAQALQATAVPTVVALLGGQPVPMFQGAIPDDQLRSLLDQLLDVAAQNGVNGRLDLTDGEDSEEPAEPEETEVERAAREALERGDYAAAEEVYDHAIAQNPADDELKVARDQIRMMRRMDGQDPAALIAAADADPADVDKALAAADASLALGDVDAALGRALEAVRSHAGEERETARKRLLELFDVIGAGAPEVARARRQLATLLF